One segment of Candidatus Nitrospira nitrificans DNA contains the following:
- a CDS encoding hemerythrin domain-containing protein, translated as MAGTAAVASGIIEMLKEDHAKVKGLFEDFESAEGREQADIAATAIMELEVHADLEEKLIYPSIRKQIDEDEMMNQAVEEHHLVHVLVKELKKLKPKDEVFQAKFKVLGELVKHHIEEEEGQILPKAQESEIDWDKLETTVMKRRETMTNKLAGQKKASKR; from the coding sequence ATGGCAGGTACGGCAGCTGTCGCATCCGGCATCATCGAGATGTTGAAAGAGGACCACGCAAAAGTGAAGGGCCTATTTGAAGACTTCGAGTCCGCCGAGGGTCGAGAGCAGGCGGACATCGCCGCCACCGCGATCATGGAGCTCGAGGTCCATGCCGATTTGGAGGAAAAGCTGATCTACCCGTCGATCCGGAAACAGATCGACGAGGACGAGATGATGAATCAGGCCGTGGAAGAGCATCATCTCGTCCATGTCCTAGTCAAGGAACTCAAGAAACTCAAACCGAAGGACGAGGTGTTTCAGGCGAAGTTCAAAGTCCTGGGGGAGCTGGTGAAACACCATATCGAGGAAGAAGAAGGGCAAATATTGCCCAAGGCGCAAGAGAGTGAGATTGACTGGGACAAGCTGGAAACAACGGTGATGAAGCGCCGGGAAACCATGACCAACAAGCTCGCGGGTCAGAAGAAGGCCTCGAAACGGTAG